Proteins co-encoded in one Rhopalosiphum maidis isolate BTI-1 chromosome 2, ASM367621v3, whole genome shotgun sequence genomic window:
- the LOC113554292 gene encoding transcription factor SPT20 homolog isoform X3 produces MAVVNMNSLMNGKDSRWLQLEVCREFQRNKCSRSDTECKFAHPAANVDVQNGKVTACYDSIKGRCNRTKPPCKYFHPPQHLKDQLLINGRNHLALKNALVQQMGLVANQPMVPGQVSAPMPNPAYLAQLPSTQIGNAFNPYFSHTNPLMNPLSQFFAPNPNNLTMAMQQTVVQQNLQPPERLDMDLSKISPFYYENLSLPGLMPFKRPSGDKAGLPMFQPSAAAAAYQQLFQFVPQQADYPPTSSAAALSVMPKPQSQAVAQQQQQQQQTQQSIAPQKSQTPELPATQTQLQSQQLAAFHQLLAMSPQQQLQQQQIQQQHLQQQQSLQQQHQSLQQQHQSLQQQHQQQQAQLAQAQNQAQAHLVQSQAQVQNQLQDPNQQAQLQQHQAFAAVFNQLIAMRPPPPPLAFQAPQLAPNPNLMTSPSMKQFIAAQIQHHIHNTNLNGNLNPAAINGNINTKSDEEVQQPFKKMKTA; encoded by the coding sequence ATGGCTGTTGTTAACATGAATAGTTTAATGAATGGGAAAGACTCACGGTGGCTGCAACTAGAAGTATGTCGTGAATTTCAACGTAATAAATGTTCGCGTAGTGATACAGAATGTAAATTTGCTCATCCAGCTGCTAATGTGGATGTTCAGAATGGCAAAGTAACTGCTTGTTATGATAGCATTAAAGGACGGTGTAATAGAACAAAACCCCCttgcaaatattttcatcctccacaacatttaaaagatcaacttttaattaatgGAAGAAATCATTTGGCTCTCAAAAATGCCCTAGTACAGCAAATGGGCTTAGTGGCTAATCAACCAATGGTTCCTGGACAAGTTTCTGCTCCCATGCCAAATCCAGCTTATTTAGCTCAGTTACCCAGTACTCAGATTGGAAATGCATTTAACCCCTACTTTAGTCATACTAATCCACTCATGAATCCTTTGTCACAATTTTTTGCTCCTAACCCTAACAACTTGACAATGGCAATGCAACAAACAGTCGTACAACAAAATCTACAACCACCAGAACGTTTAGATATggatttaagtaaaatttctCCTTTTTATTACGAGAATTTGTCATTGCCTGGTTTAATGCCTTTTAAAAGGCCTTCAGGCGATAAAGCAGGTTTACCAATGTTTCAACCAagtgcagcagcagcagcgtATCAACAACTATTTCAATTTGTCCCACAACAAGCTGACTATCCTCCTACATCATCTGCAGCAGCTTTATCTGTTATGCCAAAACCACAATCTCAGGCAGTAGcgcagcaacaacaacaacaacaacaaactCAGCAGTCTATAGCCCCTCAAAAATCCCAGACTCCTGAATTACCTGCAACTCAAACTCAATTACAGTCACAACAACTTGCTGCATTTCATCAATTGCTTGCTATGTCTCCTCAACAACAATTACAACAACAGCAAATACAACAACAACATCTACAACAACAGCAATCGTTACAACAGCAACACCAATCTTTACAACAGCAACACCAATCTTTACAACAGCAACATCAACAACAACAAGCTCAATTAGCTCAAGCTCAAAACCAAGCTCAAGCTCATTTAGTCCAATCACAAGCCCAAGTGCAGAATCAATTACAGGATCCTAATCAACAAGCTCAATTGCAACAACATCAAGCATTTGCCGCAGTATTCAACCAATTGATTGCCATGCGACCGCCACCACCACCATTAGCGTTCCAAGCTCCGCAACTAGCGCCTAATCCAAATTTGATGACATCACCATCTATGAAACAATTTATTGCAGCACAAATACAACAtcacatacataatactaatctaaatggtaatttaaatCCAGCTGCTATTAATGGTAATATCAATACCAAGAGTGATGAAGAGGTTCAACAACCATTTAAGAAAATGAAAACTGCTTGA